In Balearica regulorum gibbericeps isolate bBalReg1 chromosome 26, bBalReg1.pri, whole genome shotgun sequence, one genomic interval encodes:
- the PLEKHJ1 gene encoding pleckstrin homology domain-containing family J member 1, translating into MRYNERELLSLARQPAEKAAEILMRVPKKGSVLKKRLVKLVVNFLFYFRTDEAEPIGALLLEHCRITKEEENVFSISFVEEPERKYCFECDSKEQCQEWIEALKRASYEFMRRSLIFYRNEIQKMTGKDPLEQYGISEEARFQLGTHKQ; encoded by the exons ATGAGGTACAACGAGCGGGAGCTGCTGTCCCTGGCCCGGCAGCCCGCAGAGAAGGCGGCCGAGATCTTGATGCGTGTGCCCAAGAAAGGGAGCG tgttAAAGAAACGCCTCGTGAAGCTTGTTGTCAACTTTCTCTTCTACTTCCGGACGGACGAAGCAGAG CCCATtggagctctgctgctggagcactGCAGGATCACCAAAGAGGAGGAGAACGTCTTCTCCATCA GTTTCGTTGAGGAGCCGGAGAGGAAATACTGCTTCGAATGTGACAGCAAAGAGCAGTGTCAGGAGTGGATTGAGGCACTCAAGCGAGCCAG CTACGAGTTCATGAGGAGGAGCTTGATTTTCTACCGGAATGAGATCCAGAAAATGACAGGGAAG GACCCCCTGGAGCAGTACGGGATCTCCGAGGAAGCCCGCTTCCAGCTGGGAACACACAAGCAATGA